In the genome of Methanobrevibacter sp., one region contains:
- the cofG gene encoding 7,8-didemethyl-8-hydroxy-5-deazariboflavin synthase subunit CofG yields the protein MTKITKEDILQILTATDSEIISFMSETSKYRENNLITFSKNIFIPLTEICRNDCGYCNFKKNPADPKAIILKTKDEILADLKEAEKYGCTEALFAFGEDADEEEIVQIKLKEYGYSKMIDYIVDICQMTLDETKLLPHTNGGNFSFEDLKRLKEVNASMGLMLENSSKRLMELPAHNKSPGKNPDLRIETIENAGKLKIPYTTGILIGIGETKEEIAESLLTIRDLYDRYGHIQEVIIQNFTPIPGIEMENWPSPSFLDMIRTVIAGTLVFKDTDVSIQVPPNLNNETAQIFLLCGADDWGGVSPVSPDYVNITSPWPGIAELEKLTDDAGFELTERLCVYEKYINEEWLSKCILDKIANLS from the coding sequence ATGACAAAAATTACTAAAGAAGATATTCTCCAGATTTTGACTGCAACTGATAGCGAAATAATTAGTTTCATGTCAGAAACATCAAAGTATAGGGAGAATAATCTCATTACTTTTTCTAAAAACATTTTTATACCATTGACTGAAATCTGTAGAAACGATTGTGGGTACTGTAATTTCAAAAAGAATCCTGCAGACCCAAAAGCGATAATTCTTAAAACTAAAGATGAAATTTTAGCTGATTTGAAGGAAGCTGAAAAGTATGGTTGTACCGAGGCACTATTCGCTTTTGGTGAAGATGCAGATGAAGAGGAAATCGTTCAAATTAAACTCAAAGAATATGGCTATAGCAAGATGATTGACTATATTGTCGACATTTGCCAAATGACATTGGATGAGACTAAATTGCTGCCCCATACCAATGGAGGCAATTTCAGTTTTGAAGACCTGAAAAGATTGAAAGAGGTTAATGCTTCCATGGGTTTGATGCTTGAAAATTCTTCAAAAAGATTGATGGAATTGCCAGCCCATAATAAAAGTCCTGGAAAAAATCCGGATTTGAGAATTGAAACCATTGAAAATGCCGGAAAGCTTAAGATTCCATACACAACAGGAATATTGATTGGAATTGGAGAAACAAAAGAAGAAATAGCTGAATCGCTGTTGACCATTAGAGACCTCTATGACAGATATGGTCACATCCAAGAAGTAATCATTCAAAATTTCACACCAATTCCCGGAATTGAAATGGAAAATTGGCCGAGCCCTAGTTTCTTGGACATGATTAGAACCGTTATAGCAGGGACTTTAGTTTTCAAAGATACCGATGTCAGCATACAAGTTCCACCTAACCTCAATAACGAAACTGCACAAATATTTTTATTATGTGGCGCTGATGATTGGGGCGGTGTTTCACCGGTAAGCCCCGATTATGTAAATATTACATCACCGTGGCCAGGCATTGCCGAACTTGAAAAATTAACCGACGATGCTGGATTTGAATTAACAGAAAGGTTATGCGTTTATGAAAAATACATCAATGAGGAATGGCTGAGTAAGTGCATTCTAGACAAAATAGCTAACTTATCCTAG
- a CDS encoding DUF2120 family protein: MKKTYEIAGQVMGFFDAFKGSRPAIDNDKILIVRGRSRKAIPLADFDAKLTEIGEILGGTELESDSEKVDEILKAGDKNIQESDITTNAVDTKGFMRVQEDLESMGLVVEYKIFELPSFDVIIAIWEDKNEIPPLYVEVTVSEHKG; encoded by the coding sequence ATGAAAAAAACATATGAAATTGCAGGACAGGTAATGGGATTCTTTGATGCATTTAAAGGATCAAGGCCTGCAATAGATAATGATAAAATATTGATTGTTAGAGGAAGATCCAGAAAAGCCATACCTCTTGCTGATTTTGATGCCAAACTTACAGAAATTGGTGAAATTCTTGGCGGAACTGAACTAGAATCAGATTCCGAAAAAGTAGATGAAATCTTAAAAGCAGGAGATAAGAATATACAAGAAAGCGACATAACCACAAATGCTGTAGATACTAAAGGATTCATGAGAGTTCAGGAAGATTTGGAATCCATGGGGCTTGTAGTTGAATACAAGATATTTGAACTTCCAAGTTTTGATGTCATTATAGCAATTTGGGAAGATAAAAACGAAATTCCTCCACTTTATGTAGAAGTAACCGTATCAGAACATAAAGGTTAA
- a CDS encoding Lrp/AsnC family transcriptional regulator: MVKTKDNVIKLDDTDINILKIINEDVRTSYRQISRSLDVSVGTVHNRIDKMVKSGVIKKFSPVIDHEKLGFVLTTIIGVRVKGGKLKNWEEKTFFNKNVVGIYDVTGEYDAFLIAKFRNTNELNSFIKELLKDPIIERTYTQTVLDVIKEDMGSSNIL, encoded by the coding sequence ATGGTAAAAACTAAAGACAATGTTATAAAACTTGATGATACAGACATTAACATTCTAAAAATAATCAATGAAGATGTAAGAACATCTTACAGGCAAATATCACGTAGTTTAGATGTGTCTGTTGGAACTGTCCATAACCGTATTGACAAGATGGTCAAGTCAGGAGTAATTAAAAAGTTTTCACCAGTAATCGATCATGAAAAATTAGGATTTGTTTTAACAACAATCATCGGAGTTAGAGTAAAAGGTGGAAAACTCAAAAATTGGGAAGAAAAAACATTTTTCAACAAGAATGTTGTAGGAATCTATGATGTTACTGGAGAATATGATGCATTCTTGATAGCTAAATTCAGAAACACAAATGAATTAAATTCATTTATTAAAGAATTATTAAAAGACCCAATTATAGAAAGAACTTACACCCAAACAGTGTTAGATGTTATTAAAGAAGACATGGGTTCTTCAAACATCTTATAA
- the mptA gene encoding GTP cyclohydrolase MptA, with protein sequence MAICLPDTQDDAPSIPIKLTRVGVTGVKKLLQLERQNKRPIILLPTFDAFVDLPNDQKGVHMSRNPEAISEVLETVAEDSGVDVESLCAKIVDKMMTKHEYAKRVEISMTTDFMFMRESPVTKNKTQEMAKLKAKAIGLRDENGEVSIRKSIGAEVIGMTVCPCAQESVRESDKNKLLEFLDEETTQKVLDTVTFASHNQRGVGTLLIEVPEDKVVKAEDIIEIIETSMSSPVCELLKRPDENATVMNAHRKPVFVEDCVRNMMEMIANKYADFPDDTIITSRQENHESIHRHNAFAEKVTTMGELKAELNIE encoded by the coding sequence TTGGCAATATGCTTACCCGACACACAAGACGATGCTCCAAGTATACCTATTAAGTTAACAAGAGTAGGTGTGACCGGAGTTAAGAAACTATTACAATTAGAAAGACAAAATAAAAGACCTATAATATTATTGCCTACTTTTGATGCATTTGTAGATTTACCAAATGATCAAAAAGGTGTGCACATGTCCAGAAACCCTGAAGCGATTAGCGAAGTTCTTGAAACTGTAGCTGAGGATTCCGGTGTTGATGTCGAATCACTATGTGCAAAAATTGTAGACAAAATGATGACAAAACACGAATATGCTAAACGTGTTGAAATATCAATGACAACTGATTTCATGTTTATGAGAGAGTCACCAGTGACTAAAAACAAAACTCAGGAAATGGCTAAATTAAAAGCAAAAGCTATTGGTCTGAGAGATGAAAACGGCGAAGTTTCCATTAGAAAAAGCATTGGAGCCGAAGTCATTGGAATGACCGTTTGCCCTTGTGCACAGGAATCTGTGCGAGAATCAGATAAGAACAAATTATTGGAATTCTTGGATGAAGAAACAACTCAAAAAGTATTGGATACTGTTACATTTGCTTCACACAATCAAAGAGGAGTTGGAACATTATTAATAGAAGTTCCTGAAGACAAAGTTGTAAAAGCGGAAGATATAATTGAAATTATTGAAACATCCATGAGTTCTCCAGTATGCGAATTGTTGAAGAGACCTGATGAAAATGCAACTGTCATGAATGCACACAGAAAACCTGTGTTTGTTGAAGACTGTGTTAGAAACATGATGGAAATGATTGCAAACAAATATGCTGATTTCCCTGACGATACAATAATCACATCACGTCAAGAAAATCATGAAAGTATTCATAGGCACAATGCATTTGCAGAAAAAGTTACCACCATGGGTGAACTTAAAGCAGAATTAAACATTGAATAG
- a CDS encoding class I SAM-dependent methyltransferase family protein: MKYKKIGDILIINNEYLEEDCEYLARKHNVKTIMRIDHIQGIRREPVYKILFGHETETINKENGCLFKLDLSKVMWSKGNNNERLRIAKLVEDGETVIDMFAGIGYFSIPIGVHSNAQKVYAIEINPNSYHYLCENIKLNKLNNVAPILGDCKEHTPKLKADRIVMGYVKTTHHYLKVAIDSLNEGGIIHYHETVPEKLMDKRPIERIVAQAGDRDVELLKINKIKKYAPGVEHVVVDARIS; the protein is encoded by the coding sequence ATGAAATATAAAAAAATCGGTGACATCCTTATCATAAATAATGAATACTTGGAAGAAGATTGTGAGTATCTGGCTAGAAAGCATAATGTGAAAACGATCATGAGGATAGACCATATTCAGGGAATAAGAAGGGAACCGGTTTATAAAATTCTTTTTGGACATGAAACCGAAACGATTAACAAAGAAAACGGTTGCCTATTTAAGCTGGATTTATCTAAAGTAATGTGGTCTAAAGGAAACAACAATGAAAGATTAAGGATTGCCAAATTGGTTGAGGACGGTGAAACAGTCATTGACATGTTTGCGGGAATTGGCTATTTTTCAATCCCTATTGGAGTTCATTCGAATGCCCAAAAAGTTTATGCAATCGAAATCAATCCCAATTCTTACCATTACCTGTGTGAAAATATAAAACTGAATAAGCTGAATAATGTCGCACCGATTTTAGGCGACTGCAAGGAACACACTCCCAAGTTAAAGGCCGACCGCATTGTAATGGGTTATGTGAAAACCACTCATCATTACCTGAAGGTGGCCATTGACAGTTTAAATGAGGGAGGAATAATTCATTATCACGAAACCGTTCCTGAAAAATTAATGGATAAAAGGCCTATTGAGAGAATTGTTGCACAGGCTGGAGATAGGGATGTTGAGCTGTTGAAGATAAATAAGATAAAAAAATATGCTCCCGGTGTAGAGCATGTGGTTGTTGATGCTAGGATAAGTTAG
- a CDS encoding tRNA (guanine(10)-N(2))-dimethyltransferase, whose translation MDEYKIKSIEEGLTKIEFPEFDKISSDAPVFYNPNMELNRDLSILAIQVFQKQEQREINICDLFGGSGIRGVRYKNEIDGVRNVCINDISEIANHYERHNIELNNLDDIEVFQHDASMFLRMKRGEFDVIDIDPFGTPSPFLDSAGYCSRRNSLLCVTATDTSALCGTYKEPCIRKYNAKPYKSEYCHETGIRILSGFVALTLSKYAKCIEVKMSHSTEHYMRLYLYVKKGSKRTDESLKNIGYISHCKNCLHRQTSMGLAGPIEYVCPVCGEKLIHAGPLWLGDIQNEEFIQKMIDETENKKINREKQALKLLNSCLKEAKAPATFYDVHKICKSLKASAPKLDLIFEELRKEGFIAIKTHYNPLGIKTDATIKDIENIILKLCETENI comes from the coding sequence ATGGATGAATATAAAATCAAAAGTATTGAAGAGGGATTGACAAAAATAGAATTTCCAGAATTTGATAAAATTTCGTCTGATGCACCGGTATTCTATAACCCAAATATGGAATTGAACAGAGATTTGTCAATACTTGCAATCCAGGTATTTCAAAAACAAGAGCAGAGAGAAATAAACATATGCGACTTGTTTGGGGGAAGCGGAATACGTGGCGTGCGCTATAAAAATGAAATTGATGGCGTTAGAAACGTATGCATCAACGACATAAGTGAAATCGCCAACCATTACGAAAGACACAACATTGAATTGAATAACCTAGACGACATCGAGGTTTTCCAACATGACGCAAGCATGTTTTTAAGGATGAAACGAGGGGAATTCGATGTTATAGATATTGATCCGTTCGGAACACCTTCACCGTTTCTTGATTCAGCAGGATATTGCTCTCGAAGAAATTCGCTATTATGCGTGACCGCCACAGACACTTCCGCATTATGTGGAACCTACAAGGAACCTTGCATTCGCAAATACAATGCAAAACCGTATAAAAGCGAATATTGTCATGAAACCGGCATAAGAATATTGTCGGGTTTCGTTGCGCTGACACTTTCAAAGTATGCCAAATGCATTGAAGTGAAAATGTCCCACAGCACTGAACATTATATGAGATTATATCTTTACGTTAAAAAAGGTTCAAAAAGAACAGATGAATCCTTGAAAAATATCGGCTACATCAGCCATTGCAAAAATTGTCTTCACAGACAGACAAGCATGGGCCTGGCTGGGCCAATTGAATATGTCTGTCCGGTTTGTGGTGAAAAGCTAATCCATGCAGGGCCATTATGGTTAGGAGACATCCAAAACGAAGAGTTTATTCAAAAGATGATTGACGAGACTGAAAATAAAAAAATAAACCGTGAAAAACAGGCTTTAAAACTCCTAAACAGTTGCTTAAAGGAAGCAAAAGCCCCTGCAACATTTTATGATGTCCATAAGATATGCAAATCATTGAAGGCCAGCGCGCCAAAATTAGACTTGATTTTTGAAGAACTGAGAAAAGAGGGATTTATAGCTATTAAAACCCATTATAATCCACTTGGAATAAAAACTGATGCAACAATCAAGGATATTGAAAATATAATCCTAAAATTATGTGAAACCGAAAATATATAA